A single Campylobacter ureolyticus ACS-301-V-Sch3b DNA region contains:
- a CDS encoding Tfp pilus assembly protein FimT/FimU yields MKCYKKAFTMIELIMIIVVVGILAVAVIPRVDRDTLVEATNQVASHVRYTQHLAMLDDKYDPKDPNWYRNRWKITFNNNSYSITSGNTNAKNPQAPGKDLNPTGSPELNLERKYGITSVSLICGNDRPTEIIFDETGRPYSNFSGVVGVDGLLDNDCNITISDGGSKNGIITIYKETGYIAHSIQ; encoded by the coding sequence ATGAAATGTTATAAAAAAGCTTTTACAATGATTGAACTTATTATGATAATAGTTGTTGTTGGTATTTTGGCAGTTGCTGTCATACCTAGAGTAGATAGAGATACATTAGTTGAAGCAACTAATCAAGTAGCTTCACACGTAAGATATACACAACACCTTGCGATGTTAGATGACAAGTATGATCCTAAAGATCCTAATTGGTACCGAAATAGATGGAAAATAACTTTTAATAATAATAGTTATTCTATAACTTCAGGAAATACAAATGCTAAAAATCCACAAGCACCTGGTAAAGACTTAAATCCAACAGGCTCACCTGAGCTAAATCTTGAAAGAAAATATGGTATAACAAGTGTAAGTCTTATATGTGGAAATGATAGGCCAACTGAGATAATATTTGATGAGACAGGAAGACCTTATTCTAATTTCTCAGGCGTGGTTGGAGTAGATGGGCTTTTGGACAATGATTGCAATATAACAATAAGCGATGGTGGAAGTAAAAATGGCATTATCACCATATATAAAGAAACAGGTTATATAGCCCATTCAATACAATAA
- a CDS encoding Tfp pilus assembly protein FimT/FimU gives MFYKKAFTMIELIMIIVVVGILSVAIIPRIDRDTLLEATNQIVSHIRYTQHLAMMDNKYDPNDPNWHKKRWMIEFTANAYSINNNNCQGNCLAYQIYSDTTTSGNLNSSNEVAKDPNNPNRYLSAGWSGMSNSDKAKRNPNLNIEKKYGIKEISFSKNCGGGTKNNNRNKSISFDEVGRPMQKVATTGNYKKITYEESVQRYLKDNCTITLSDGTDKRAIITVHAETGYVTYRIE, from the coding sequence ATGTTTTATAAAAAAGCTTTTACTATGATTGAGCTTATCATGATAATAGTGGTTGTGGGGATTTTATCTGTTGCCATTATACCCAGAATAGACAGAGATACTTTGCTTGAAGCAACAAATCAAATAGTTTCACACATAAGATACACACAACACCTTGCAATGATGGATAATAAGTATGACCCCAATGATCCTAACTGGCATAAAAAAAGGTGGATGATAGAATTTACTGCAAATGCTTATTCTATAAATAATAATAACTGTCAAGGAAACTGCCTAGCTTATCAAATTTATAGTGATACAACAACAAGTGGAAATTTAAACTCATCAAACGAAGTAGCAAAAGATCCTAATAATCCAAATAGATATTTAAGTGCTGGTTGGAGCGGTATGTCAAATTCCGATAAAGCAAAGAGAAATCCAAATTTAAATATAGAGAAAAAATATGGTATAAAAGAAATTAGTTTTTCCAAAAACTGCGGGGGAGGAACTAAAAACAATAATAGAAATAAATCAATTTCATTTGATGAAGTGGGAAGACCAATGCAAAAAGTTGCCACAACTGGCAATTATAAAAAAATAACTTATGAAGAATCCGTGCAAAGATATTTAAAAGACAATTGTACTATAACTTTAAGTGATGGCACAGATAAAAGAGCTATTATTACAGTACATGCAGAAACTGGATATGTGACATATAGGATAGAGTAG
- a CDS encoding glycosyltransferase family 39 protein codes for MRNFNQIYKNEDFLFAFIFMINAIFLLYAISNLSISYYEAKIFYNDTNLASLIINLSCRVFGQNDYALRLPFLVISLANSILLYRLSKRLLKRKIDRLFCVVLYMFLPGVMTSAILVNMAGISIFFTLLFLYLFELKKTNLAIFILIISVFIDKYFNILYLGVFFYGLYKNEKKLFIPSFLLFILTFIFYDFNISGKPKSYFLDTIGVYAAVFSPLLFLFFIYCVYRIWVKEEKNILWFIVITSFCASLILSLRQKVELEEFLPYCVIGVPLIIRVFFNSYRVRLPKFRKKYNILALFLGFSLAFSSLFLVFNQLQYFLFFKNNPQKHFIYKYDIAKELAKELKKLDLTKIVVFDDELALRLKFYGIERGSSLILSSEAITNPKHIIKIKNTGVLKAEFYIF; via the coding sequence TTGAGAAATTTTAATCAAATTTATAAAAATGAAGATTTTTTATTTGCTTTTATCTTTATGATAAATGCTATTTTTTTACTATATGCGATTTCAAATTTAAGTATAAGTTATTATGAGGCAAAGATTTTTTATAATGATACAAATCTAGCAAGTTTAATTATAAATTTATCTTGTAGAGTTTTTGGACAAAATGACTATGCTTTAAGGCTTCCTTTTTTAGTGATTAGTTTAGCAAATTCTATCTTGCTTTATAGGTTATCAAAAAGACTTTTAAAAAGAAAGATTGATAGGCTATTTTGCGTAGTTTTATATATGTTTTTGCCAGGAGTTATGACAAGTGCAATTTTAGTAAATATGGCAGGCATTTCTATATTTTTTACGCTTTTATTTTTGTATTTATTTGAGCTTAAAAAGACAAATTTAGCCATTTTTATTTTAATTATTTCAGTTTTTATAGATAAATATTTCAATATATTGTATTTAGGAGTATTTTTTTACGGGCTTTATAAAAATGAAAAAAAGCTTTTCATACCTTCATTTTTACTTTTTATTTTAACTTTTATTTTTTATGATTTTAATATAAGCGGAAAGCCAAAAAGCTATTTTTTAGATACTATTGGGGTTTATGCAGCTGTTTTTTCACCGCTTTTATTTTTATTTTTTATTTACTGTGTTTATAGAATTTGGGTAAAAGAGGAGAAAAATATCCTTTGGTTTATAGTTATAACCTCTTTTTGTGCAAGCCTTATACTATCTCTTAGGCAAAAGGTTGAATTAGAGGAGTTTTTGCCATATTGCGTTATAGGAGTGCCATTAATCATTAGAGTTTTTTTTAATTCTTATAGAGTTAGGCTTCCAAAATTTAGAAAAAAATATAATATTTTGGCTTTATTTTTAGGTTTTAGTTTGGCTTTTTCATCGCTATTTCTTGTTTTTAATCAGCTTCAATACTTTTTATTTTTTAAAAACAATCCACAAAAACATTTTATTTATAAATACGACATAGCAAAAGAGCTTGCAAAAGAGTTAAAAAAACTAGATTTAACTAAAATTGTAGTTTTTGACGATGAGCTTGCTTTAAGGCTAAAATTTTATGGCATAGAAAGAGGCTCAAGTCTTATCCTATCTAGTGAGGCAATCACAAATCCAAAACATATTATAAAGATAAAGAATACAGGAGTCTTAAAAGCAGAGTTTTATATTTTTTGA
- a CDS encoding MFS transporter translates to MSKFELFVMYLCAILTLCVMYATQPLQPLFEEILNISKFQASLFTTSILTPLAFASIFYGYILEKFAIKKILIFAFLIFGILEIAFAISSSYLALLMIRGLQGLIAPAALTGIMSYISINSPKSSVGKNIGIYIGITILGGFLGRFLSGLFNDIFGNWRVFFIVIGILLLIASFLVTKISGAKGSNLIKPKISDIKNMFLIKENAFICLYIFFIFFSFQGVLNFLPFELVKIDGSYSGSKTGIMYAGWLIGLIISFNIAKINKFLNGSKNSMICGVVIFILGTFLLHTHNFYIMFFAMLVICFGNFLSHTCGSGYINLINLNHKGIANGLYVSFYYLGGSIGSFLPGFIYTNSGWSGFLFFMSFMLFISFIFSILLKKSLN, encoded by the coding sequence GTGAGTAAATTTGAGCTTTTTGTGATGTATTTGTGTGCTATATTAACACTTTGTGTTATGTATGCCACCCAGCCACTGCAGCCACTGTTTGAAGAAATTTTAAATATCTCTAAATTTCAAGCCTCTCTTTTTACTACTTCTATTTTAACTCCTCTTGCCTTTGCAAGTATTTTTTATGGATATATTTTAGAAAAATTTGCTATTAAAAAGATACTTATTTTCGCTTTTTTAATATTTGGTATTTTAGAAATTGCTTTTGCAATTTCATCAAGCTATTTAGCTCTTTTGATGATTAGAGGGCTTCAAGGACTTATAGCTCCAGCTGCTTTGACTGGGATAATGAGTTATATTTCCATAAACTCACCAAAAAGTTCTGTTGGTAAAAATATAGGTATTTATATAGGAATTACCATTTTAGGTGGATTTTTGGGCAGATTTTTATCTGGATTATTTAACGATATTTTTGGAAATTGGAGAGTTTTTTTTATTGTAATTGGAATATTGCTTTTAATCGCATCGTTTTTAGTTACAAAAATTAGTGGCGCTAAAGGCTCAAATTTAATTAAGCCAAAAATAAGTGATATAAAAAATATGTTTTTAATAAAAGAAAATGCATTTATTTGTTTATATATATTTTTTATATTTTTCTCTTTTCAAGGAGTGCTTAATTTTTTACCATTTGAGCTTGTTAAAATAGATGGAAGTTATAGCGGTTCAAAAACAGGAATTATGTATGCAGGATGGCTTATAGGACTTATAATATCATTTAATATTGCTAAAATTAATAAATTTTTAAATGGTAGTAAAAATAGTATGATTTGTGGTGTGGTGATATTTATTTTAGGAACATTTTTGCTTCATACACATAATTTTTATATTATGTTTTTTGCTATGCTTGTTATATGTTTTGGTAACTTTTTATCGCACACTTGCGGCTCTGGATATATAAATTTAATAAATCTAAATCATAAAGGAATTGCAAACGGACTTTATGTAAGCTTTTATTATCTTGGTGGATCTATTGGTAGCTTTTTACCAGGGTTTATCTACACAAATTCCGGTTGGAGTGGATTTTTATTTTTTATGAGTTTTATGCTTTTTATATCTTTTATTTTTTCAATACTGCTTAAAAAGAGTTTAAATTGA
- a CDS encoding phosphoribosyltransferase, whose translation MVYYSYEEFDKDIRDLAKKINENFKPDAFVAIARGGLTAGHFLATIFKSRNLFALNSVHYDDTKKLDEVEIFNMPDLSSYKRVVLVDDMIDSGESMVEIYKVLTKKYPKIEFKIATLFFKERALIKPDFTVKEANEWIEFFWENDTFESKI comes from the coding sequence ATGGTTTATTACAGTTATGAAGAATTTGATAAAGATATAAGAGATTTAGCAAAAAAAATTAATGAAAATTTTAAGCCTGATGCTTTTGTTGCAATTGCAAGAGGGGGGTTAACAGCTGGACATTTTTTAGCTACTATTTTCAAAAGCAGAAATTTATTTGCACTAAATTCAGTTCATTATGATGATACAAAAAAACTTGATGAGGTTGAAATTTTTAATATGCCTGATTTAAGTAGTTATAAAAGAGTAGTTTTAGTTGATGATATGATAGATAGCGGTGAAAGTATGGTTGAAATTTATAAAGTTTTAACCAAAAAATACCCAAAAATTGAGTTTAAAATAGCGACTTTATTTTTTAAAGAAAGAGCTTTGATAAAGCCTGATTTTACAGTAAAAGAAGCTAATGAATGGATAGAGTTTTTTTGGGAAAATGATACCTTTGAATCAAAAATTTAA
- a CDS encoding NCS2 family permease codes for MDFFKLKENQTSVKTEFGAGFTTFLTMMYIVPVNAIIMSNAGMPMEALITATALITIFATVLNGIIANTPIAMSVGMGLNAYFTFGLVMGMKIPWQTALGVVFISGFIFLILSFTQFRVWILKSIPKDLRLAISAGIGAFISFVGLKQMGIIVHSDATLVTLGNFHDTNTLIGLLGLLMVICFWALRVKGAFIIAVLTTSIIAWVFKISPYPTSFFSLPSSITPIFLELDIKSALSLALLPAIITFFITQLFDSLGTLSGVGNRARLFDDKNGMKKFEKTLVVDALGSTTSSFLGTSTTTAFAESASGVEEGGRTGLTAVFTGMFFILTLFMLPLFKAIPPNAIYPVLVMVGVLMFSELSKIDFSDQATAVAAFFIVILMPLTYSITTGLAFGFVAYFFVKLVKREPINIGILTLAFISLLSFIIK; via the coding sequence ATGGATTTTTTCAAACTAAAAGAAAATCAAACTAGCGTTAAAACCGAGTTTGGCGCTGGATTTACAACTTTTTTAACTATGATGTATATAGTTCCTGTAAATGCAATAATTATGAGCAATGCTGGAATGCCTATGGAAGCACTCATCACAGCAACAGCTTTAATAACAATTTTTGCAACTGTTTTAAATGGAATTATTGCAAATACACCAATTGCAATGAGTGTTGGAATGGGGCTTAATGCTTATTTTACTTTTGGACTTGTAATGGGCATGAAAATTCCTTGGCAAACAGCTTTGGGGGTTGTTTTTATAAGTGGATTTATATTTTTAATTTTATCTTTTACTCAGTTTAGAGTTTGGATTTTAAAAAGTATTCCAAAAGATTTAAGACTTGCAATTAGTGCTGGAATAGGAGCTTTTATAAGTTTTGTTGGACTTAAGCAAATGGGTATAATAGTTCATAGTGATGCAACACTTGTAACTTTAGGAAATTTCCACGATACAAATACTTTAATTGGGCTTTTAGGACTTTTAATGGTGATTTGCTTTTGGGCATTAAGAGTAAAAGGAGCCTTTATAATAGCTGTTTTAACAACCTCAATAATTGCTTGGGTTTTTAAAATTTCACCTTATCCAACTAGCTTTTTTTCACTTCCAAGTTCGATTACTCCTATATTTTTAGAGCTTGATATAAAAAGTGCTTTAAGCTTAGCTTTACTTCCAGCAATAATTACATTTTTTATAACTCAGCTTTTTGACTCACTTGGAACACTTTCAGGTGTTGGAAATAGAGCAAGACTTTTTGATGATAAAAATGGTATGAAAAAATTTGAAAAAACTTTGGTGGTTGATGCTCTTGGTTCAACTACAAGTTCATTTTTAGGAACAAGCACAACAACGGCTTTTGCTGAGAGTGCAAGTGGTGTGGAAGAAGGTGGAAGAACTGGTTTGACTGCGGTATTTACTGGAATGTTTTTTATTTTAACTTTATTCATGCTGCCACTTTTTAAAGCAATTCCGCCAAATGCTATTTATCCAGTATTGGTTATGGTTGGGGTTTTGATGTTTAGTGAATTATCAAAAATAGATTTTAGTGACCAAGCTACAGCGGTTGCGGCGTTTTTTATAGTTATATTAATGCCTTTGACTTATTCTATAACAACAGGTTTGGCATTTGGATTTGTAGCTTACTTTTTTGTAAAGTTGGTAAAGAGAGAGCCTATAAATATCGGAATTTTAACTCTTGCTTTTATTAGCTTGTTGTCATTTATTATAAAATAG